One Haloarcula sp. CBA1127 genomic window carries:
- a CDS encoding alpha-D-ribose 1-methylphosphonate 5-triphosphate diphosphatase, with protein MKNNANRTLISGGTVVTPTSEIENGTVVFSDGKIVSVEAEPHDSPDIDATGKYVLPGLVDLHGDDIERHLFPRAGEHVNTTVALDRCDIANASAGVTTKYHAIAFEDVPDDNRSIGLARHLAEHIRDFNCETGARVDNRLHMRCELTNETAVDAVSQEIQSGGDLVSLVSHIPGTGQFAGENALTQRYNLPDRVSESSLQALETRRNVPEAEVTSRAREITELASNRNIPVASHDDETVSSVDNAAAIGVDISEYPLSHRVARRATELNLAVAMGAPNVVRGGSLWDGPDASQAIRDGFVDILCSDFRPQSLLSSVFIDNGEPLKDRVLRVSTAPAAAAGLYDRGRLECGARADVIIVDPDPVPSIARTYVAGDEVYCSA; from the coding sequence ATGAAAAACAATGCAAATCGAACATTGATCTCGGGCGGAACTGTTGTTACGCCGACCAGCGAAATTGAGAACGGGACAGTAGTATTCTCTGATGGAAAAATAGTCTCAGTGGAAGCAGAGCCTCATGACTCCCCGGATATTGATGCGACGGGGAAGTATGTCCTACCTGGATTGGTTGATCTTCACGGTGATGATATCGAACGGCACCTTTTTCCGAGAGCTGGTGAGCATGTCAACACGACTGTCGCTCTGGACCGATGTGATATTGCCAATGCCAGCGCGGGAGTTACGACAAAGTATCATGCCATTGCGTTCGAGGACGTCCCAGATGATAACCGGAGTATCGGATTAGCTCGCCACTTGGCCGAGCATATCCGGGATTTCAACTGCGAAACCGGCGCCAGGGTCGACAACAGACTCCATATGCGTTGTGAACTCACCAACGAAACGGCTGTCGACGCCGTCTCGCAAGAAATCCAATCAGGGGGTGATCTCGTTTCCCTTGTCTCACACATTCCCGGAACGGGTCAGTTCGCTGGCGAAAATGCACTTACACAGCGCTATAATCTTCCAGATAGGGTCTCAGAGTCGAGCCTTCAGGCCCTCGAAACACGCCGCAATGTCCCAGAAGCAGAAGTAACCTCGCGAGCACGAGAGATTACAGAGCTAGCGAGCAATAGAAATATCCCAGTCGCCTCACACGACGATGAAACTGTTTCGAGCGTGGACAACGCCGCTGCTATCGGGGTAGATATAAGTGAATATCCACTCTCCCACCGAGTTGCGCGGCGTGCAACCGAGCTAAACTTGGCCGTTGCGATGGGTGCGCCGAATGTGGTTCGCGGTGGGAGTCTGTGGGACGGGCCCGACGCGTCCCAGGCAATTAGAGACGGTTTTGTCGACATTCTCTGTAGCGACTTTCGTCCACAATCACTGCTTAGCTCTGTTTTCATCGACAACGGTGAGCCCCTCAAAGACCGGGTGTTGCGTGTCTCTACTGCACCAGCTGCCGCTGCCGGCCTGTACGACCGTGGCCGATTGGAGTGTGGGGCAAGGGCTGATGTTATTATCGTTGACCCAGACCCGGTTCCATCGATAGCACGAACATACGTTGCCGGGGACGAAGTGTATTGCTCTGCATAG
- the gfo6 gene encoding D-xylose 1-dehydrogenase Gfo6 — protein sequence MKDWIDTYNERDWQTTTDGTVRYALLGLGWWTIDLALPAVQDSDLGEVTTLVSSSSEKAKRLADENGVDHGISYEEFHDGEAADRFDAIYIGTPNALHLEYAETAAELDKAILCEKPMESTVERAQKMVEVCADAAVPLMIAYRMQTDPAVRRAKELIEDGFIGEPVSVYGNNSQPLLEMNPDTDQWRLDSELSGYGTSVMDLGIYSINTTRFLLDREPLAVQSQMDSYSEAFDDVPDERSGALLALEDGIKMVTTDSQNAHSDTQLKITGTDGQIELRPAFHGKAKLHLSQNETTVTVEHEGFDAEDEMREEFDYFADRVLTGTDIDPDGRHGLQDMRIIRAIHEAAESGDVVKL from the coding sequence ATGAAAGACTGGATTGATACCTATAACGAGCGTGACTGGCAAACCACCACGGACGGAACGGTTCGATACGCACTGTTAGGACTTGGCTGGTGGACAATCGACCTAGCACTCCCCGCGGTTCAGGACTCTGATCTGGGTGAAGTTACGACGCTCGTGAGCAGTTCTTCGGAGAAAGCTAAACGTCTCGCCGACGAGAACGGTGTGGACCACGGGATTAGTTATGAAGAGTTCCACGACGGGGAGGCAGCCGACAGGTTTGATGCCATCTACATCGGGACACCGAACGCCTTGCATCTGGAATACGCCGAGACAGCCGCAGAGTTGGACAAAGCGATCCTGTGCGAGAAGCCGATGGAGTCAACAGTTGAACGGGCTCAGAAAATGGTTGAGGTCTGTGCGGACGCCGCTGTGCCGTTGATGATTGCCTACCGGATGCAAACTGACCCCGCTGTGAGGCGTGCGAAAGAACTCATCGAAGACGGATTCATCGGTGAGCCAGTATCCGTATACGGAAACAATAGTCAGCCGCTGCTTGAGATGAATCCGGACACGGACCAGTGGCGGCTCGATTCGGAACTCTCAGGCTATGGTACTTCAGTGATGGACTTAGGGATTTACTCGATCAACACGACTCGGTTTCTGCTCGACCGGGAACCACTGGCAGTGCAGTCACAGATGGATTCTTATAGCGAGGCCTTCGACGATGTGCCCGATGAACGCTCCGGGGCGTTGCTTGCGCTGGAAGACGGTATCAAAATGGTCACGACTGATAGCCAGAACGCCCACAGTGATACGCAACTGAAAATAACTGGGACGGACGGACAGATCGAACTCCGCCCAGCGTTCCATGGGAAGGCGAAACTACACCTGTCTCAAAACGAGACGACAGTAACTGTCGAACACGAGGGCTTTGATGCGGAGGACGAAATGCGGGAGGAGTTCGACTACTTCGCTGACCGCGTTCTGACTGGCACTGACATCGACCCAGACGGCCGCCACGGCCTTCAGGATATGCGAATCATCCGGGCAATTCACGAAGCCGCGGAGAGTGGCGATGTCGTCAAGCTGTAA
- a CDS encoding ABC transporter substrate-binding protein → MEETDDAGSLTRRDYLSGGGLLLGTSIVAGCSSNGGEPLSTATSSSKETGTSTPSDGSSYVASLSPVGEVKFDSVPESVFTMYNQYADMLVALNHGDAVNSMFVPDMAGPSMNHYYERLSGVSFEWESLPNPYDNFSKEFFYSLGSDVHFLDPAWAITQENWDMSDIEEIVDNVGPFFGNFYSGTHGDPQEPYSENYQYYTLWELFGRVATVFQERKRYEQLRAVHGELIETIQTKLPPEEDRPTVVRVTLGDGQFWTYHLNRPGFWLADTRPLAANDAFGDETWDGLWGSVGYETMLDADPDVILHLWGMTPRYDMDDVRERLASHSVGKELAAVKDDHVYAHGMRYHGPIMNLFQIEMTAKQLYPDIFGEWPAYENGDHYPEIPSDEQLFSRDRVAEIITDG, encoded by the coding sequence ATGGAAGAGACAGACGATGCAGGTAGTCTCACCAGACGAGACTACCTCTCCGGCGGTGGTCTGCTGCTCGGTACGTCAATCGTAGCCGGCTGCTCCAGTAACGGTGGCGAACCGCTCAGTACAGCAACATCGAGTAGCAAGGAAACGGGCACATCAACCCCGTCAGATGGCAGCTCCTACGTTGCCTCGCTTTCCCCTGTCGGAGAGGTCAAGTTCGACTCTGTACCGGAGAGCGTCTTCACGATGTACAACCAGTATGCAGATATGTTAGTCGCACTCAACCACGGTGATGCGGTCAATTCGATGTTCGTTCCAGATATGGCTGGGCCATCGATGAACCACTACTACGAACGACTCTCTGGAGTCTCTTTTGAGTGGGAGAGCCTTCCGAACCCCTACGACAATTTCAGCAAGGAGTTCTTCTACAGCCTCGGTAGCGACGTTCACTTCCTCGACCCCGCATGGGCGATTACCCAGGAGAACTGGGATATGAGCGATATCGAGGAAATTGTCGACAATGTCGGCCCCTTTTTCGGGAATTTCTACAGCGGAACACACGGTGACCCGCAAGAACCCTACAGTGAGAACTACCAATATTACACGCTTTGGGAGCTGTTCGGTCGTGTCGCCACCGTGTTTCAGGAGCGGAAGCGTTACGAACAACTCAGAGCCGTTCACGGAGAACTCATCGAGACTATCCAGACGAAGCTTCCACCCGAAGAAGATCGACCGACCGTAGTTCGGGTTACACTTGGCGACGGCCAATTCTGGACGTACCACCTGAACAGACCGGGGTTCTGGCTCGCCGACACGCGTCCGCTCGCAGCCAATGACGCCTTCGGGGACGAAACGTGGGACGGTCTCTGGGGTTCGGTTGGCTATGAAACGATGCTGGACGCGGACCCTGACGTAATCCTCCACCTCTGGGGGATGACACCGCGCTACGACATGGACGATGTCCGTGAGAGGCTCGCGTCACACAGCGTTGGAAAAGAACTCGCGGCGGTCAAAGACGACCACGTGTACGCACATGGAATGCGATACCACGGCCCGATCATGAATCTCTTCCAGATCGAAATGACCGCGAAACAGCTCTACCCGGATATCTTTGGCGAGTGGCCGGCCTACGAGAACGGAGACCACTATCCAGAGATTCCATCGGATGAACAGCTTTTCAGCCGCGATCGGGTTGCTGAGATCATTACGGACGGGTAA
- a CDS encoding NADH-quinone oxidoreductase subunit B: MSSDRRNVDDAQSDKRICCDRNTDNRFNSTLREVLGSSPFILTKFDAFMNWVRGSSMFVLQFGIACCTIEMMGTLATKHDLDRFAAGVPRASPRQADLIIVPGTIVSKFAPRMKRVYDQMPEPKFVVSMGSCTISGGPFQGGYNVIKGAEQVIPVDIHVPGCPPRPEALIYGVAKLQERLAEGESSPVTVKPYELEQFTDLERDDLVDKLASEIDEDDLVMRYDWSTP; the protein is encoded by the coding sequence ATGAGCAGCGATCGGCGAAATGTGGACGACGCACAGTCTGATAAGCGGATATGCTGTGACAGAAACACGGATAATCGATTTAATTCCACACTTCGGGAGGTGCTTGGTTCGTCCCCGTTCATTCTCACGAAATTCGACGCGTTCATGAACTGGGTCCGGGGGTCCTCGATGTTCGTGCTGCAGTTCGGCATCGCCTGTTGCACCATCGAGATGATGGGCACTCTCGCTACGAAACACGACCTCGACCGCTTTGCTGCCGGAGTCCCTCGAGCATCACCGCGACAGGCAGATCTGATTATCGTCCCGGGGACCATCGTTTCGAAGTTCGCGCCGCGGATGAAGCGAGTGTACGACCAGATGCCCGAGCCGAAGTTTGTCGTCTCGATGGGGTCGTGTACCATTTCCGGTGGGCCGTTTCAGGGAGGATACAACGTTATCAAAGGTGCAGAGCAAGTCATTCCAGTTGACATTCACGTCCCGGGCTGTCCGCCCCGCCCCGAGGCACTCATCTACGGCGTCGCCAAGCTGCAAGAGCGCCTCGCCGAAGGCGAGTCCTCGCCCGTGACGGTCAAGCCGTACGAACTGGAACAGTTTACCGACCTCGAACGGGACGACCTCGTGGACAAACTCGCCAGTGAGATCGACGAAGACGACCTCGTCATGCGGTACGACTGGAGTACGCCATAA
- a CDS encoding helix-turn-helix domain-containing protein: MTESDAIKREWLVTWKVGVEDGIAYTLFYIVGDREPYESALSAVETMESYDITPVRDEAFYAFVCGRETEQSRQFYTAFEQPTLMVVPPVAYRPHGVVLFDVVGEPATLEQVRDALPDGITVNVRKIGEYDASPGTFAIGLTSRQREALAAGREVGYYDVPRNGSVEDVAEELGCAPSTASNHLRKAEARLVERVFR, from the coding sequence ATGACCGAAAGCGATGCAATCAAGCGCGAATGGCTCGTTACGTGGAAAGTCGGGGTCGAGGACGGGATCGCCTATACGTTGTTTTATATTGTCGGCGATCGCGAACCCTACGAATCGGCGCTTTCTGCGGTCGAAACCATGGAAAGCTACGATATTACACCCGTTCGGGACGAGGCGTTCTACGCGTTCGTCTGTGGCCGAGAGACTGAACAATCACGACAGTTCTACACGGCGTTCGAACAGCCGACGCTAATGGTGGTCCCACCGGTTGCCTACCGACCGCACGGAGTCGTGTTGTTCGATGTCGTCGGCGAACCCGCCACTCTCGAACAGGTCCGGGATGCACTTCCCGACGGAATCACGGTAAACGTTCGGAAGATAGGCGAATACGATGCCAGCCCTGGAACATTCGCCATCGGCCTCACTTCACGTCAGCGCGAAGCACTCGCCGCAGGACGGGAAGTCGGTTATTACGACGTTCCACGAAATGGAAGTGTTGAGGACGTTGCCGAGGAACTCGGTTGTGCCCCCAGTACTGCATCAAATCATCTCAGAAAAGCGGAGGCACGGCTTGTTGAACGCGTGTTTAGATGA
- a CDS encoding HalOD1 output domain-containing protein translates to MIDDSQSDEADGNERLFAAASGILTEVQYDPTSDQELATVIVQAVTEQADAETHREAPLHDYIDVDAVETLLFGTQPDQSIGSASQSITFRYRNIIVTVRADGVIQLSDTDSSRARTN, encoded by the coding sequence ATGATTGACGACAGCCAGAGCGACGAGGCTGATGGGAATGAGAGACTATTTGCGGCAGCGAGCGGTATTCTAACTGAAGTTCAGTACGATCCAACCAGCGATCAGGAGCTTGCTACGGTCATTGTTCAGGCCGTTACCGAACAGGCGGATGCAGAAACACACCGTGAGGCGCCGTTGCACGACTACATCGATGTCGATGCCGTAGAGACACTACTATTCGGGACACAGCCAGACCAGTCAATCGGATCAGCGAGCCAGAGCATCACCTTTCGATACCGCAACATTATCGTAACAGTTCGCGCTGACGGTGTGATCCAGCTGTCGGACACTGACAGCAGCCGTGCAAGAACGAACTAA
- a CDS encoding TetR/AcrR family transcriptional regulator, which produces MTNEISFFQNPEGTREEILEATFYALRQHGYADLTISKIGDEFGKSQSLIYHHYDNKDELLVDLLDYMLEQVENQVPLPNQSPEAYIDVIVDEIFGTSNNSDIEFSQAVIELRAQAAHDNDYNRLFRRSDDFIRKQIARVIQAGVDAGAFAVEDPSQTAALFHTVLVGIQAERITSDEDTIDDVRAEFRRYVENCLLSE; this is translated from the coding sequence ATGACTAACGAAATATCCTTTTTCCAGAACCCGGAGGGAACTCGCGAGGAGATCCTCGAGGCAACCTTCTATGCACTGCGTCAGCACGGCTACGCGGATCTAACTATTTCCAAGATAGGTGATGAGTTCGGGAAGAGTCAATCGCTTATATATCACCATTACGATAATAAAGACGAGTTGTTGGTAGATCTTCTTGATTACATGCTTGAGCAGGTCGAAAACCAGGTGCCGCTTCCCAATCAGTCACCTGAAGCGTACATTGACGTCATCGTCGACGAAATATTTGGGACAAGCAACAACAGTGATATCGAGTTTTCACAGGCTGTGATTGAACTGCGAGCGCAGGCAGCGCACGACAACGATTACAACCGTCTCTTTCGCAGGAGTGATGACTTTATTCGAAAACAGATCGCCCGTGTCATCCAAGCGGGCGTTGACGCCGGCGCATTTGCTGTCGAGGACCCATCGCAGACAGCCGCACTGTTCCACACAGTTTTAGTCGGGATTCAGGCGGAACGGATTACCAGCGACGAGGACACAATCGACGACGTGAGAGCCGAATTTCGACGGTATGTCGAGAACTGTTTACTCTCCGAGTAG
- a CDS encoding COG1361 S-layer family protein, which translates to MAPKAQKLLLLAVVGIVVTSGTATAAVVGSPDIVATLEDDTVTPGEQKTIEISLVNTGDLDSGSTQNPALNSEVTTAKGLTVSLGSGDAPISVKDSKRSLGTLQAGPKVTVPFEISVDDDASSGTYDAQLRLNYKHTSYISEGTGARDEDTETRTIDIEIDVTDDATFNVTDVASSARVDSTGTVAVTVENTGDSSARDAAVTLESRNQDLAVSGGDATSRFVDEWEPGEVRTFNYRVSSAEAAEPESYGFELSVAFDNEDGLRTQSAGQSIAIEPDPEQRFAVVNSSSSVAVSNTGTYEVQLRNTGPLTVDDASVTFASQNADITFGKSSSTTAYVGNWEPGDVRTVRVDATASPDAEDRSYALSANVQYDDHEGDTSTYDDVQLSLTPAPEQNFGVSNIDASLQAGEDGSLSATITNTGTRDVENVVIAWESQQSTLSPKETQYAVGNLDAGESANFSFGVDVSNSAEAGARQFDFGVSYRDDNGDRVDADTLEVRSTVDGSQDEFDIEVQNSTLGVGQDRSITFTITNTKDKTLTSIEGKAFVNDPLSSSDDETFIAELEPGESETVSVQLSAGSNALDKTYPLNLDFQYETPDGDKRVSDTYSLPIEVTDQSGSGGTPLWLIGGVGLLAVVGGVVWYSRQ; encoded by the coding sequence ATGGCACCGAAAGCACAGAAGCTGCTACTCTTGGCCGTCGTTGGCATTGTCGTAACTAGCGGAACGGCAACCGCTGCGGTCGTTGGGAGCCCCGATATCGTTGCAACGCTCGAAGACGACACCGTCACCCCTGGTGAGCAAAAGACAATAGAAATTTCGCTGGTCAACACTGGCGATCTTGACAGTGGTTCCACCCAGAACCCGGCGTTAAACAGTGAGGTAACCACGGCAAAGGGACTCACTGTGTCACTTGGCTCCGGTGACGCGCCGATATCGGTCAAGGACTCGAAGCGAAGTCTTGGCACGCTCCAGGCCGGACCGAAGGTGACAGTCCCGTTTGAAATCAGCGTGGATGACGACGCCTCCTCTGGAACGTACGACGCACAACTGCGACTAAACTACAAGCATACAAGTTACATCTCCGAAGGAACGGGCGCACGGGACGAAGACACGGAGACCCGAACTATTGACATCGAAATTGATGTCACCGATGACGCCACATTCAATGTGACTGATGTTGCGTCGAGTGCCCGCGTTGACTCTACGGGCACGGTAGCGGTTACCGTCGAAAATACTGGAGACAGCTCCGCACGGGACGCTGCGGTAACGCTGGAATCCCGGAATCAGGACCTCGCAGTAAGTGGCGGCGATGCAACTTCACGGTTTGTTGATGAGTGGGAACCGGGCGAAGTCCGGACGTTCAACTATCGTGTGAGTTCCGCTGAAGCCGCCGAGCCGGAGTCGTACGGGTTTGAGCTGTCGGTCGCATTTGACAACGAGGACGGCCTCCGAACGCAATCAGCGGGACAATCCATCGCAATTGAACCTGATCCGGAACAGCGGTTCGCGGTCGTCAATTCAAGCAGCTCTGTCGCCGTCAGCAACACGGGAACGTACGAGGTTCAGCTCCGCAACACGGGCCCGTTGACTGTTGATGACGCATCTGTTACGTTTGCTTCACAGAACGCCGATATAACGTTCGGCAAGAGTTCCTCGACAACAGCATATGTGGGCAACTGGGAACCCGGTGACGTTCGGACCGTCCGAGTCGATGCAACAGCCAGCCCCGATGCCGAGGACCGAAGCTACGCGCTATCGGCCAACGTCCAGTATGATGACCACGAGGGCGACACCAGCACCTATGACGATGTACAGTTGAGCCTCACTCCGGCCCCTGAACAGAACTTTGGCGTGTCAAATATTGACGCATCGCTCCAGGCCGGTGAAGACGGCTCACTGAGTGCAACTATCACAAACACCGGAACGCGTGATGTGGAGAACGTTGTCATCGCTTGGGAAAGCCAGCAGTCGACGCTGTCTCCGAAAGAGACGCAGTACGCTGTCGGAAATCTCGATGCAGGCGAATCAGCCAACTTCAGCTTTGGTGTTGACGTGTCCAACAGTGCAGAGGCAGGCGCTCGGCAGTTTGATTTCGGCGTGAGCTATCGCGACGATAACGGTGACAGGGTTGACGCAGACACACTTGAGGTTCGTTCAACAGTCGATGGCAGTCAGGACGAATTCGACATCGAAGTGCAGAATTCAACGCTCGGTGTGGGACAAGACCGGTCGATTACGTTTACGATAACGAATACGAAAGACAAGACGCTGACCAGCATTGAGGGGAAGGCGTTCGTCAATGATCCGCTCAGCAGCAGTGACGATGAAACGTTTATCGCTGAGCTGGAACCTGGAGAGTCAGAAACGGTTTCGGTCCAGCTCTCAGCGGGCAGCAATGCGCTGGACAAGACGTATCCGCTCAATCTTGACTTCCAGTATGAGACGCCTGATGGTGACAAACGGGTTTCAGACACCTACAGTCTCCCAATAGAAGTCACGGACCAGTCCGGAAGCGGCGGGACGCCACTGTGGCTTATCGGTGGTGTTGGACTTCTCGCAGTCGTTGGCGGCGTGGTCTGGTACAGCCGACAGTAA
- a CDS encoding RND family transporter: MLDYQKYIDILDDWIVNRDKTVVAVFIVTTLILSAGFGMTATDSGTSQFTDGVPAQEAFDEVNDNFEREPFGEGTGSTTLIQKDQNVLSKPAILNMLEAQNRLTQRESQDVVGTTSVAQAVAQTLEPDAETLPEQIDAVEAASQSEIKSATRTTLERQPAVAGLLSNDLNREEPSASATLTTVTHEVSGVSSSAGTEGSSPLTPIQQEAEFIVSSVDGDISVFGSGLISAELSSVISDSLGLVVPAAVVLILFFLIIAYRDPFDLLIGLVSLAMAIVWTFGFMGWAGIPFTQMLITVPPLLLAIGIDFGIHAVNRYREERVEDVEPTPAMRTATDQLLPAFFIVTGTTVLGFAANGTSQLGPIRDLGFVASVGIIFTFLIFGIFLPSLKHFTDRQRVRYDLPEFSIAPIGSEDSAVGKSLTVGVTIARRAPYVFFALVLVSTAAMGAYGTGIDTRFTTEDFLPPEENPGYVEVLPEAVAPSEYTVTKQINYLEDTFESGESDTVTIYAEGSLQDGTALEEIYRANQDPPDSFVTAGGSADTTSILTVINRYERASPEFRQLVAQNDQNGNGVPDQNLPTIYNALYDSPYGDRAASYMTDDYTRTRIVYSVESDASQQEVTDDTRAVAEEFRMEATATGSVVVLKAVSDVIAESAYISLGLAILASAAFLFFAYWLLERRPGLGAANLIPILLTIAALAATMRYLDIPFNVLTGTTLSIGIGLGIDYSAHLVHRFSEEYRGDVGLLEALDISVRGTGGALAGSMITTTSGTGVLVLAVVPILGQFGLLIALSVLYSFVASILVLPTSIVIWDRSRGTLETLLSSRKSWSAN, translated from the coding sequence ATGTTAGACTATCAGAAATATATCGACATCTTGGACGATTGGATTGTCAACCGTGACAAGACAGTCGTCGCCGTGTTCATCGTCACAACCCTCATTCTGTCGGCGGGGTTCGGCATGACTGCGACCGACTCGGGGACATCACAGTTCACCGACGGCGTTCCTGCACAGGAAGCGTTCGACGAGGTCAACGACAACTTCGAACGCGAACCGTTCGGTGAGGGGACCGGCTCTACGACGCTCATCCAGAAAGACCAGAACGTCCTGTCGAAGCCGGCCATCCTCAATATGCTGGAAGCCCAGAACCGGTTGACACAGCGCGAATCACAGGACGTTGTCGGAACGACGAGTGTCGCACAGGCCGTCGCACAGACGCTTGAGCCGGACGCGGAGACACTGCCCGAACAGATCGATGCCGTAGAAGCAGCCTCACAGTCGGAAATCAAATCGGCCACTCGAACGACGCTCGAGCGCCAGCCGGCAGTCGCAGGACTTCTCAGCAACGACCTGAACCGAGAAGAGCCGTCTGCATCGGCAACACTGACGACTGTTACACACGAGGTGTCAGGTGTCTCAAGCAGTGCTGGGACAGAGGGCTCATCACCACTGACGCCCATTCAGCAGGAAGCGGAGTTTATCGTCAGTTCCGTCGACGGTGATATCTCTGTCTTCGGTAGTGGGCTCATTTCTGCCGAACTGAGCAGTGTCATCTCAGATTCGCTGGGACTCGTTGTCCCGGCTGCTGTGGTCCTGATTCTGTTCTTCCTCATTATCGCCTACCGGGACCCGTTTGATCTGCTCATTGGCCTCGTCTCCCTTGCGATGGCGATTGTCTGGACGTTCGGGTTCATGGGGTGGGCCGGTATCCCCTTCACCCAGATGCTGATCACAGTCCCGCCGTTGCTCCTCGCCATCGGAATCGACTTTGGGATTCACGCTGTGAACCGATATCGTGAAGAACGCGTCGAGGATGTCGAGCCAACGCCCGCAATGCGGACCGCAACAGATCAGTTGCTCCCGGCCTTTTTCATCGTGACAGGCACGACAGTGCTGGGATTCGCCGCCAACGGGACCAGTCAGCTCGGTCCGATCCGCGACCTCGGGTTTGTCGCCAGCGTCGGAATCATATTTACGTTCCTCATCTTCGGTATCTTCCTGCCGTCGCTCAAGCACTTCACGGACCGGCAGCGGGTGCGATACGACCTCCCCGAATTCAGTATCGCCCCAATCGGTTCTGAGGACTCCGCAGTCGGTAAATCGCTTACTGTTGGCGTCACAATCGCCCGCCGGGCCCCGTACGTATTCTTCGCTCTCGTGCTGGTGTCTACGGCAGCCATGGGGGCGTATGGAACTGGAATCGATACCCGGTTCACCACTGAAGACTTCCTCCCGCCGGAGGAGAACCCCGGATACGTCGAGGTCTTGCCGGAAGCTGTTGCTCCGAGCGAGTACACAGTCACGAAACAGATAAATTATCTTGAGGACACCTTCGAGAGCGGCGAGAGTGACACAGTAACGATATACGCCGAAGGATCGTTACAGGATGGAACAGCGTTAGAGGAAATCTACCGGGCGAATCAGGACCCACCCGATTCATTTGTCACAGCCGGCGGAAGTGCAGATACGACAAGTATCCTTACGGTGATTAACCGCTACGAGCGTGCTTCACCGGAGTTCCGACAACTCGTCGCCCAGAACGACCAGAACGGGAACGGCGTTCCCGACCAGAACCTTCCGACTATCTACAACGCGCTGTATGACTCACCGTACGGTGACCGCGCGGCATCGTACATGACTGACGACTACACGCGCACGCGAATCGTGTACTCTGTTGAGTCCGATGCGAGTCAACAGGAAGTGACAGATGACACGAGAGCCGTTGCTGAGGAGTTCCGGATGGAGGCGACCGCAACCGGCAGCGTTGTGGTGTTAAAAGCCGTCTCGGATGTAATCGCAGAATCAGCGTACATAAGCCTGGGTCTCGCAATTCTCGCGTCTGCAGCGTTCCTGTTCTTCGCTTACTGGCTCCTCGAACGCCGTCCCGGGCTCGGGGCTGCGAACCTCATCCCGATACTGCTTACCATTGCTGCCTTGGCTGCGACCATGCGATATCTGGACATCCCATTTAATGTCCTCACCGGAACGACGTTATCGATCGGAATTGGGCTCGGTATCGATTACTCCGCCCACCTTGTCCATCGGTTCTCCGAGGAGTACCGCGGCGACGTCGGCCTGCTTGAAGCACTCGACATTAGCGTCCGGGGAACAGGTGGCGCACTCGCGGGCAGTATGATCACCACAACTTCCGGTACCGGAGTGCTCGTCCTCGCAGTCGTCCCGATCCTGGGCCAATTCGGGCTGTTGATTGCCCTCAGCGTCCTCTATTCGTTCGTAGCGTCCATACTGGTACTCCCGACCTCGATCGTCATCTGGGACCGCAGCCGTGGAACGCTCGAGACCCTCCTCTCGTCGCGCAAATCATGGAGTGCGAATTAA
- a CDS encoding TetR/AcrR family transcriptional regulator, whose amino-acid sequence MTKESDALCETEKEIMYATHRALVNSGYAELSISRISDELDKAKSTIYHYYESKDALLLRFLRFTVDRFEATINTSIGDNPKEDLNHIIRTLLPCQLPEEKRQLHSVLVTLSPQALERAVFREQFTEIDTRLATIIEKTVRRGVDAGVFRDVDPTHAAEHILATIKGTMYSRLTTNREAATAAAKASLSSYIDSHLVL is encoded by the coding sequence ATGACTAAAGAGAGCGACGCCCTCTGTGAAACTGAAAAAGAAATTATGTACGCAACTCACCGAGCGCTTGTTAACAGCGGGTACGCTGAGCTCTCGATATCGCGTATCTCTGATGAACTCGACAAGGCCAAGTCGACGATATACCATTATTACGAGTCGAAAGACGCGCTGCTACTCCGGTTTCTCAGATTCACCGTTGACCGATTCGAGGCGACAATCAACACCAGCATCGGTGACAACCCAAAAGAAGACCTCAACCACATCATCAGAACGCTCCTCCCGTGCCAGCTACCGGAGGAAAAACGCCAGCTACACAGTGTTTTAGTCACGCTCTCCCCGCAAGCACTCGAGCGGGCGGTGTTTCGCGAGCAGTTCACCGAGATCGATACTCGACTCGCTACAATCATCGAAAAAACCGTTCGTCGAGGCGTTGATGCGGGCGTGTTTCGTGATGTCGACCCGACGCATGCGGCCGAACACATACTAGCAACGATTAAAGGAACCATGTATAGCCGTCTCACGACCAACCGTGAAGCTGCGACGGCCGCAGCGAAAGCGTCTCTGTCCTCGTACATCGATTCGCATCTGGTTTTGTAG